A single region of the Nisaea sediminum genome encodes:
- the betC gene encoding choline-sulfatase, translated as MTRKPNILILMVDQLNGTLFPDGPADFLHAPALRDLAARSVRFRNSYTASPLCAPGRASFMSGRLPSRTRVYDNAAEFSSDIPTYAHHLRRAGYYTCLSGKMHFVGPDQLHGFEERLTTDIYPADFGWTPDYRRPGERIDWWYHNLGSVTGAGVAEISNQMEYDDEVAFNAEQKLYQLSRGADARPWCLTVSFTHPHDPYVARRKFWDLYEDCPALLPRIPEMDFEVQDPHSKRLYLANDYRKFDITVENVRRSRRAYFSNISYLDEKIASLLDTLKRCRMDEDTVIVFVSDHGDMLGERGLWFKMSFYEGSARVPMMIAGPGIEGRTVTEPVSTIDLTPTLADLAGIDLSEVAPWTDGHSLVPQIKGEERTAPVYMEYAAEGSYAPLVSIRRGKYKFNHCELDPPQLFDLEEDPEELVNLADDPAYEQTLNAFTAEMRARWDMAQFDREVRDSQARRWVVYEALRNGSYYPWDFQPLQKASERYMRNHMDLNVLEENARFPRGE; from the coding sequence TTGCGTGATCTGGCGGCCCGTTCGGTGCGTTTCCGGAACAGCTACACGGCGAGCCCGCTCTGCGCTCCCGGCCGCGCCTCCTTCATGTCCGGCCGCCTGCCGTCGCGGACCCGGGTCTACGACAATGCCGCCGAGTTCAGTTCGGACATTCCGACCTACGCGCACCACTTGCGCCGCGCGGGCTATTACACCTGCCTTTCCGGCAAGATGCATTTCGTCGGCCCGGACCAGCTGCACGGTTTCGAGGAGCGCCTGACCACAGACATTTATCCGGCCGATTTCGGCTGGACCCCGGATTATCGCAGACCGGGAGAGCGGATCGACTGGTGGTACCACAATCTCGGCTCGGTCACCGGAGCCGGCGTCGCCGAGATCAGCAACCAGATGGAATATGACGACGAGGTCGCCTTCAACGCGGAGCAAAAGCTCTACCAGCTCTCCCGCGGCGCAGACGCGCGCCCATGGTGCCTCACAGTGAGCTTCACCCACCCACACGATCCCTACGTCGCACGGCGAAAATTCTGGGATCTGTACGAAGACTGCCCGGCGCTGCTGCCGCGGATTCCCGAAATGGACTTCGAAGTCCAGGATCCGCACAGCAAGCGGCTATATCTCGCGAACGACTACCGCAAATTCGACATTACGGTAGAGAATGTACGCCGCTCGCGCCGGGCCTATTTCTCCAACATCTCCTATCTCGACGAGAAGATCGCCAGCCTGCTCGACACGCTGAAACGCTGCCGGATGGACGAGGACACGGTGATCGTCTTCGTCTCCGACCATGGCGACATGCTCGGCGAGCGGGGCCTCTGGTTCAAGATGAGCTTCTACGAAGGGTCCGCGCGGGTGCCGATGATGATCGCCGGGCCCGGCATCGAGGGCCGCACGGTGACAGAGCCGGTCTCGACCATCGATCTCACCCCGACCCTGGCGGATCTCGCCGGGATCGATCTTTCCGAGGTCGCGCCTTGGACCGACGGGCACTCGCTCGTGCCCCAGATCAAGGGTGAAGAACGGACGGCGCCCGTTTATATGGAATACGCGGCCGAAGGCTCGTACGCGCCGCTGGTCTCGATCCGACGCGGCAAATACAAGTTCAATCACTGTGAACTCGACCCGCCGCAGCTCTTCGACCTTGAAGAGGATCCGGAGGAGCTCGTGAACCTGGCGGACGACCCGGCGTACGAGCAAACGCTCAATGCCTTCACCGCCGAGATGCGGGCGCGCTGGGACATGGCGCAGTTCGACCGGGAGGTGCGGGACAGCCAGGCAAGGCGCTGGGTGGTCTACGAGGCGCTGCGCAACGGCTCCTACTATCCGTGGGACTTCCAGCCGCTGCAGAAGGCCTCCGAGCGCTACATGCGCAATCATATGGATCTCAACGTACTCGAGGAGAACGCGCGCTTCCCGCGCGGCGAGTAA
- the betB gene encoding betaine-aldehyde dehydrogenase produces MMRAQPKASHFIAGSYIESPGGKGFDSLYPATGEVIAKMHAAAGSTIDKAVAAARAAQKDWAARSGAERGRVLRRAAEIIRKRNRELSELETLDTGKPLQETLVADAASGADCLEYFGGIAADIHGEFTDLGGSFAYTKREPLGVCVGIGAWNYPIQIACWKSAPALACGNAMIFKPSETTPLTALKLAEIYKEAGLPDGVFNVVQGFGDVGAKLVAHPGVAKVSVTGSVPTGARVMAAAAEGLKHVTLELGGKSPLIVFEDADIENAISGAMLGNFYSSGQICSNGTRVFVQKGIKQKFLERLRERTAKIRLGDPMDEETHLGPLVSKAQFEKVLGYIAKGREEGARVIIGGDAATVLAFKEGWFVAPTVFADVKDSMTIAREEIFGPVMCVLDFDSEEEAVARANATEFGLAAGVFTKDIQRGHRVVAALEAGTCWINAYNLTPIEMPFGGVKKSGIGRENARAAIEHYTQLKSVYVEMGDVESPY; encoded by the coding sequence ATGATGCGCGCCCAACCGAAAGCCTCCCACTTCATCGCCGGCTCCTATATCGAGAGCCCCGGCGGCAAGGGTTTTGACAGCCTCTATCCCGCCACCGGCGAGGTGATCGCGAAGATGCACGCTGCCGCCGGTTCGACTATCGACAAGGCGGTCGCGGCAGCCCGCGCAGCACAGAAGGATTGGGCAGCGCGGAGCGGAGCGGAACGCGGCCGTGTTCTCCGCCGCGCGGCGGAGATCATCCGCAAGCGCAACCGCGAGCTCTCGGAACTGGAGACGCTCGACACCGGCAAACCCCTGCAGGAGACATTGGTCGCGGATGCCGCCTCCGGCGCCGACTGCCTTGAGTATTTCGGCGGGATCGCGGCCGACATCCATGGCGAGTTCACCGATCTCGGCGGCTCCTTCGCGTACACGAAGCGCGAGCCGCTCGGCGTTTGCGTCGGCATAGGTGCCTGGAACTATCCGATCCAGATCGCCTGCTGGAAGTCGGCCCCGGCCCTCGCCTGCGGCAATGCGATGATCTTCAAGCCGTCGGAAACCACGCCGCTGACCGCGCTGAAGCTGGCCGAGATCTACAAGGAGGCCGGCCTGCCCGACGGCGTCTTCAACGTCGTGCAGGGTTTCGGCGATGTCGGCGCAAAGCTGGTGGCACATCCCGGCGTCGCCAAGGTTTCGGTCACCGGGTCCGTGCCGACCGGCGCCCGGGTCATGGCCGCGGCGGCGGAAGGGCTTAAGCACGTCACCCTCGAACTCGGCGGCAAGTCGCCCCTGATCGTCTTCGAGGATGCGGATATCGAGAACGCGATCTCCGGCGCGATGCTCGGCAATTTCTATTCGAGCGGCCAGATCTGCTCCAACGGCACCCGCGTCTTCGTGCAGAAAGGCATCAAACAGAAGTTCCTCGAGCGTCTGCGCGAACGCACGGCGAAGATCCGGCTCGGCGATCCGATGGATGAGGAAACCCATCTCGGTCCCCTCGTTTCCAAGGCGCAGTTCGAGAAGGTGCTCGGCTATATCGCGAAGGGCCGAGAGGAAGGTGCCCGCGTGATCATCGGCGGCGATGCCGCGACCGTTCTCGCCTTCAAGGAGGGCTGGTTCGTCGCCCCGACCGTTTTCGCCGACGTGAAGGACAGCATGACCATCGCCCGCGAGGAGATCTTCGGCCCGGTCATGTGCGTGCTCGATTTCGACTCGGAAGAGGAAGCTGTCGCCCGCGCCAACGCGACCGAGTTCGGTCTCGCCGCAGGCGTCTTCACGAAGGATATCCAGCGCGGCCACCGGGTCGTCGCGGCGCTCGAAGCGGGGACGTGCTGGATCAACGCCTACAACCTGACCCCGATCGAGATGCCTTTCGGCGGGGTGAAAAAATCCGGTATCGGCCGCGAGAACGCCCGCGCCGCGATCGAGCACTATACGCAGCTTAAGAGCGTCTATGTCGAGATGGGGGACGTAGAGAGCCCCTATTGA
- the betA gene encoding choline dehydrogenase, with translation MQADFVIVGSGSAGAVMADRLSADGKHSVIVIEFGGTDIGPFIQMPAALSYPMNMSRYDWGYQSEPEPHLGGRRLACPRGKVIGGSSSINGMVYVRGHARDYDHWAEQGARGWAYKDVLPYFERMETSHGGQDGWRGTDGPLHVSRGPRRNPLYHAFVEAGRQAGFELTEDYNGEKQEGFGPMEMTVHRGRRWSAANAYLKPALKRKNLTLVNGLARKIVFDGKRATGVEISRGGSVETVTANREVILAASSINSPKLLKLSGIGPAVELAGHGIEVLADRPGVGANLQDHLELYIQQECTQPISLYSKLNLFSKGLIGLEWLLFKSGLGATNHFESAAFLRSKSGVEYPDIQYHFLPVAIRYDGKAPAKSHGFQAHVGPMRSKSRGTVALRSADPMDAPAIRFNYMSHADDWADFRHCIRLTRDIFGQQAFDPFRGKEISPGDHVASDEALDDFIRGAVESAYHPCGTCRMGAADDPMAVVDPENRVIGVDGLRLADSSIFPRIPNGNLNGPSIMVGEKASDHILGKAPLAPSNKQPWINPRWQTSDR, from the coding sequence ATGCAGGCAGATTTCGTAATTGTGGGGTCGGGCTCGGCGGGCGCGGTCATGGCGGACCGTCTTTCGGCGGACGGCAAGCATTCGGTCATCGTCATCGAGTTCGGCGGCACCGATATCGGCCCGTTCATCCAGATGCCGGCGGCGCTCTCCTATCCGATGAACATGAGCCGCTACGACTGGGGCTACCAGAGTGAGCCGGAACCACATCTCGGCGGCCGCCGCCTCGCCTGCCCGCGCGGCAAGGTGATCGGCGGCTCCTCCTCGATCAACGGCATGGTCTATGTCCGCGGACACGCCCGTGACTACGATCACTGGGCCGAACAGGGCGCCAGGGGCTGGGCCTATAAGGACGTGCTGCCTTATTTCGAACGGATGGAGACGAGCCATGGCGGCCAGGACGGCTGGCGCGGCACGGACGGGCCACTCCATGTCAGCCGGGGGCCGCGCCGGAACCCGCTCTATCACGCCTTCGTCGAGGCGGGTCGTCAGGCCGGGTTCGAGTTGACAGAGGACTATAACGGCGAGAAGCAGGAAGGCTTCGGACCGATGGAAATGACGGTCCATCGCGGCCGCCGCTGGTCCGCCGCGAACGCCTATCTGAAGCCGGCGCTGAAACGCAAGAACCTGACTCTGGTGAACGGCCTTGCCCGCAAGATCGTGTTCGACGGCAAGCGGGCGACCGGCGTCGAGATCTCCCGCGGCGGCAGCGTGGAGACCGTCACCGCCAACCGGGAAGTGATCCTCGCCGCCTCCTCGATCAATTCGCCGAAACTCCTGAAGCTCTCCGGCATCGGCCCTGCCGTCGAACTCGCCGGTCACGGCATCGAGGTGCTGGCGGACCGGCCCGGCGTCGGCGCCAACCTGCAGGATCATCTGGAACTCTACATCCAGCAGGAATGCACCCAGCCGATCAGCCTCTATTCCAAGCTGAACCTGTTCTCGAAGGGTCTGATCGGGCTCGAATGGCTGCTCTTCAAGTCCGGCCTCGGCGCGACCAACCATTTCGAGAGCGCGGCCTTCCTGCGCTCCAAATCCGGCGTCGAATACCCGGACATCCAGTACCATTTCCTGCCCGTCGCGATCCGCTACGACGGCAAGGCGCCGGCGAAATCCCACGGCTTCCAGGCCCATGTCGGGCCGATGCGCTCGAAGTCGCGCGGCACCGTCGCCCTGCGCTCCGCCGATCCTATGGACGCGCCTGCGATCCGCTTCAACTACATGAGCCACGCCGACGACTGGGCGGACTTCCGCCACTGCATCAGGCTGACCCGCGATATCTTCGGCCAGCAGGCCTTCGACCCGTTTCGCGGCAAAGAAATCTCGCCGGGCGATCATGTCGCCAGCGATGAAGCGCTCGACGACTTCATCCGCGGCGCGGTCGAGAGTGCCTACCACCCCTGCGGCACCTGCCGCATGGGCGCGGCGGACGACCCGATGGCGGTGGTCGATCCGGAGAACCGCGTGATCGGCGTCGACGGTCTCCGGCTCGCCGACAGCTCGATCTTCCCGCGGATCCCGAATGGCAACCTGAATGGCCCGTCGATCATGGTCGGCGAGAAGGCCTCGGACCATATTCTCGGCAAGGCGCCCCTCGCGCCGTCGAACAAGCAGCCCTGGATCAATCCGCGCTGGCAGACGTCAGACCGCTGA
- a CDS encoding FAD-dependent monooxygenase, with the protein MRIAVIGGGPAGLYFSYLMKRRRPETEIRLYERNPEGATFGFGVVFSDTALAFMAADDPETHDAILPAMETWRDLALDLEGERIVIDGVGFAAIGRLELIQLLTERALSVGVAPQFETELSDLSELGDADLIVGADGLNSLVRGDGADFGAKMPLLENRFIWYGTECPYETLTQSFRRSADGPFNAHHYRYAPDRSTFIVETNAATWHAAGFIGMDEDATRAYCEEVFANVLDGHRLITNKSHWRQFPKLSCNSWYSGNRVLIGDAVHTAHFSIGSGTRLAMEDALALSNALIETPEDIPAALAAYQAARKPITDKLVTAANTSAAWYERFAEHMKLAPADFAYSYIQRSGRIDDDRLQRLAPNFFETYSPEWNKGAGDRA; encoded by the coding sequence ATGCGTATCGCGGTCATCGGCGGCGGGCCCGCAGGGCTCTATTTCTCGTACCTGATGAAGCGGCGGAGGCCGGAGACCGAGATCAGGCTCTACGAGCGCAATCCTGAAGGCGCCACCTTCGGCTTCGGCGTCGTCTTCTCCGACACCGCCCTCGCCTTCATGGCAGCGGACGATCCCGAGACCCATGACGCGATCTTGCCCGCGATGGAGACCTGGCGCGACCTCGCCCTCGATCTCGAAGGCGAGAGGATCGTGATCGACGGCGTCGGTTTTGCCGCGATCGGACGGCTGGAACTGATCCAACTGCTGACGGAGCGGGCGCTGAGCGTCGGCGTCGCACCGCAGTTCGAGACCGAACTGAGCGATCTCTCTGAGCTCGGCGACGCCGATCTGATCGTCGGCGCGGACGGGCTGAACTCTCTGGTGCGCGGCGACGGCGCGGATTTCGGCGCGAAGATGCCGCTGCTGGAGAACCGGTTCATCTGGTACGGCACGGAGTGCCCCTACGAGACGCTGACCCAATCCTTCAGGCGCTCCGCCGACGGACCGTTCAATGCGCATCACTACCGCTACGCGCCGGACCGCAGCACTTTCATCGTCGAGACGAATGCGGCGACCTGGCATGCTGCCGGTTTCATCGGAATGGACGAGGACGCGACCCGCGCCTATTGCGAGGAGGTCTTCGCCAACGTGCTGGACGGTCACAGGCTGATCACGAACAAGTCGCATTGGCGCCAGTTCCCCAAGCTCTCCTGCAATAGCTGGTACAGCGGCAACAGGGTGCTGATCGGCGACGCGGTCCACACCGCCCATTTCAGCATCGGCTCCGGGACGCGGCTCGCGATGGAGGACGCACTCGCGCTCTCGAATGCCTTGATCGAGACGCCGGAGGACATCCCGGCCGCGCTCGCAGCGTATCAGGCGGCACGCAAGCCGATCACCGACAAGCTCGTCACCGCCGCGAATACCAGCGCGGCCTGGTACGAGCGATTTGCCGAGCACATGAAGCTCGCGCCGGCGGATTTCGCCTATTCCTACATCCAGCGCAGCGGCCGCATCGATGACGATCGCCTGCAGCGCCTCGCGCCGAATTTCTTCGAGACCTACAGCCCCGAATGGAACAAGGGCGCGGGAGACCGGGCATGA
- a CDS encoding benzoate-CoA ligase family protein has protein sequence MNAGATRDLVPRDAAETGEIGFTVPERYNASSLLFDNLAKGRGEKIAIWSDLGTRTYQELAEDACRFGNGLLSLGLGRGDRVLLLMADTPAYPAAIMGAIRAGLVPILVNTLSTVDLVSFYAEDAGACVLIFDEDFSGIVDALSPEALASLTTVSVNGNGPSAVSGVLEGSAWLAGQSPSLDAADTGRDDPAFMMYSSGSTGRPKGILHLQHDALYTAESYARHVLKIREDDICFSIPKIFFAYGFGNAVTFPFHAGGSVVLFSGRPTPEAVFGMIARFKPTLLFGLPTLYTAMIKDPSAESADLSAVRTCISAAEILSQEIFDAWKARFGHEIMEGLGSTEVLHIYLSNTETEKKIGSAGKIVPGYAARLTDPEGKPVAADQDGVLSVRGDSNAPCYWNRPDKTADTMRDGWIYTGDRFRCDADGFYFFLGRIDDLVKVSGQWVYPLEVELCLNEHPEIVECCVAAVELPDRRTILRAYITPSKGVTPDDELTRRLKSYVRETLLPHKAPRDFVYFAELPKTGTGKIDRQSLLRSGSSA, from the coding sequence ATGAACGCCGGGGCAACCCGGGATCTCGTGCCGCGGGATGCAGCCGAGACCGGAGAAATCGGTTTCACCGTGCCCGAGCGATATAACGCCTCGAGCCTGCTGTTCGACAATCTGGCGAAAGGGCGCGGCGAGAAGATCGCCATCTGGTCCGACCTCGGCACCCGCACCTACCAGGAACTGGCGGAGGACGCCTGCCGGTTCGGCAACGGCCTGCTCTCTCTCGGTCTTGGACGCGGTGACCGGGTGCTGCTGCTCATGGCGGACACGCCCGCATATCCCGCCGCAATCATGGGCGCGATCCGCGCCGGACTCGTGCCGATCCTCGTGAACACGCTCTCGACCGTCGACCTGGTTTCCTTCTATGCCGAGGATGCGGGTGCGTGCGTGCTGATCTTCGACGAGGATTTCTCCGGGATCGTCGACGCGCTGTCACCCGAGGCGCTAGCCTCGCTCACGACCGTTTCCGTGAACGGTAACGGGCCTTCCGCAGTGTCCGGCGTACTGGAGGGATCTGCCTGGCTCGCCGGGCAGTCGCCCTCGCTCGACGCCGCCGACACGGGGCGGGACGATCCGGCCTTCATGATGTATTCCTCCGGCTCGACCGGACGCCCGAAGGGGATCCTGCACCTGCAGCACGACGCGCTCTACACGGCGGAAAGCTATGCGCGCCATGTGCTGAAGATCCGCGAGGACGACATCTGCTTCTCGATCCCGAAGATCTTCTTCGCCTACGGCTTCGGCAATGCCGTGACCTTCCCGTTTCATGCCGGCGGCAGCGTGGTGCTGTTCTCCGGCCGGCCGACGCCGGAAGCGGTCTTCGGGATGATCGCCCGCTTCAAGCCGACCCTGCTCTTCGGCCTGCCGACGCTCTATACGGCGATGATCAAGGACCCGTCGGCGGAAAGCGCCGATCTCTCCGCCGTCCGAACCTGCATCTCCGCCGCCGAAATCCTCTCGCAGGAGATCTTCGACGCCTGGAAAGCCCGGTTCGGTCACGAGATCATGGAAGGCCTCGGCTCCACCGAGGTGCTGCACATCTATCTCTCGAACACGGAGACGGAGAAGAAGATCGGCTCCGCCGGGAAGATCGTTCCGGGTTACGCCGCCCGCCTGACAGATCCTGAAGGAAAGCCCGTCGCAGCCGACCAAGACGGCGTGCTCTCGGTACGCGGCGATTCCAACGCGCCCTGCTACTGGAACCGGCCCGACAAGACCGCCGACACCATGCGCGACGGCTGGATCTATACCGGCGACCGGTTCCGCTGCGACGCGGACGGGTTCTACTTCTTCCTCGGACGGATCGACGATCTGGTGAAGGTCAGCGGCCAGTGGGTCTATCCGCTGGAGGTCGAACTCTGTCTGAACGAGCATCCAGAGATCGTCGAATGCTGCGTCGCCGCCGTCGAACTGCCGGACCGGCGGACCATTCTCCGCGCCTATATCACACCTTCGAAGGGTGTGACGCCGGACGACGAGTTGACCCGGCGCCTGAAGAGCTACGTGCGCGAAACCCTGTTACCGCACAAGGCGCCGCGCGATTTCGTCTATTTCGCGGAACTGCCGAAGACCGGAACTGGCAAGATCGACCGCCAGTCACTGCTCAGGTCCGGTTCATCCGCCTGA